GTTGTCGAACATGAAATCCGATTGTCCCGACAGCAAGGCCAGCTGGGCGGGGGCCGCGCCCTGATACGGAATGTGCTCGATATTCACGCCGGCGCGCGCCTTCAGCAGTTCGCCGGACAGGTGGCCGGCGCTGCCGTTGCCGCCCGATCCGTAGTTCAGCTTGCCGGGGTTGGCCTTGGCATAGGCGATCAGGTCGCCAAGATTGTTGATGTTGTTCTTCTTGGCGAAATCGACGTTCATGACCAGCACATTGGGCACGGACGCCACGATGGTCACCGGCGCGAAGTCCTTGATCGGGTCGTAAGGCAGGTTCTTGAACAGCCAGGGGTTGATGGCGTGCGTCGCGACGGCGCCCATCACCAGCGTATAGCCGTCGGGCGGCGCCTTGGCCGCCAGGTCGGCGCCGATGTTGCCGCCGGCGCCGGCGCGGTTTTCCACGATGACCGGTTGGCCCAGGTCGCCGCGCACCTTCTCCGCCAGCATGCGTGCCATCGTATCCAGCGGGCCGCCGGGCGGATACGGGACGATGAAGCGCAGCGGTTTGCTGGGATAGCTGTCGGCGGCGTGGCCGAGGCCGGGCGCGACGGCGGCCAGGGCGATCGCGCCGCAGGCCACGGTGCGCGCAAGGCGCGCAATGATATTAGGGGACATGCTCTCCTCCGTTCCCTCGTTTTGAAACAGCCCGTAGCATAACTGAGGCAAGGTTTCGTTATCGAGAGAACAAGACCCGTGATCCCGCCTTGCACCGCGCGTGGCGACAGGCGTGTCCTCCTGTCCCCATGTCCCACGGCCAGGCCAGCCTGCGTCACACCGCCTTGACTTCTCCACCGTCCATCCGCAAGGCCGCGCCGGTCATCCATTGCGCCGCGGGGGACAGCAGGAACGCGATCAGCTCCGCGATTTCTTCGGCCTCGCCGAAGCGCGCGATGCCCGCATCCCTGGGAAACCTGGCCGTGGCCTCGTCCATGGTGATGCCCTGCCGGGCCGCCCATTGTTCCAGGAAGGCCCGCCGGCGTCCGGTCATGACGGCGCCCGGCAGCACGCTATTGACCTGCACGCCGTCGACGATGCCACGGTCGGCGAACGCCTTCGCCAGCGCCACGATGGCCGCGTTGATCACGCCCACCGCGGCGGCGGGCGCCTTGGGCTGTTCCGCCGAATTGCCGGACATCAATACCACCGCCCCCTTCGACGACTTCAGGTGCGGCCACGCCGCGACGGTCAGGCGCCGCGCGCCATGCAGCTTCAGCGCCATGCCCTGGTCCCACTGGATGTCGGACATCTCGAACAGGTCGATCTGCGGCACCGCGCCGGCGATGTTCACCAGCGCGTCGATGCCGCCAAATGCCGTCACGGTGCCGTCGACAACGTCGGCTGCCGTCGAAGCGTCCGCCAGGTCGGCGGCGATGACCATCGGTTCCGCGCCCGCTACACGCACTGCCTCGGCGGTTTCGTCGAGCTGTCCGCGATTGCGCGCGACCAGCGCGATGGCGTCGAAATCACGGGCCAGGCGGACTGCCGTGGACTTGCCGATACCCTGGCTCGCGCCCGTGACGATGGCGACTTTCTTGTGCATGCTTTTCTCCATTTGTATTTGTATTGGGGCTCAGCCGTGGACCACGACCATCTTGCCGCCGGCCTCGTTGGCTTCCATCACGCGATGCGCTTCGTGGATTTCCTCGAAGCGGAAGATCCGGCTGGGCTTCGCTTCCAGCCGGCCGGCCGCGACATCGCGGGCGATCGCCTGCAAGGGCACGTCCGACAGGGGGAAACCGGGCATGCCGAATACGAAGCTGCCGAAGAATGTCAGGTACACGCCGCTGGACATCTGCAACAGCGGATTGAAGTCGGCGATGGGCGCCAGGCCGCCGAGCCAGCCGGCCAGGCAGGCCTTGCCGCCCCGCCGCAACATCGCCAGCGAGTCGAGGATCGTGCTGTTGCCTACCAGGTCCAGCACGGCATCCAGCTGACCGGCCTCGGCGATGCGCCTGGACAGGTCGGGACCTTCCAGCTCCACCCGCGCCACGCCCAGGGCGCGCAGCATGTCGAAGCGACTGGCGCTGCGCGTGGTCGCAATGACCTTCGCGCCGGCATTCACGGCGAGCTTCACAGCCGCCTGCCCGAACGCCGAAGTCGCGCCGCGTATCACCAGCGTCTGCCCGGGCTGGAGATCCAGGTTGCGAAACAAGGTGGTCCATGCGGTGGCATAGGTTTCCGGTATGGCGGCAAGATCCGCCCAGGAAAGCTCCGCATCGATGAGCGCCACATTGCTCACCGGCGCGCGAGTGAACTCCGCATAGCTGCCGTTGATGGTCCGGCCCAGTCCGCCCATCAACGCGGCCACCTTTGCGCCCACGGGAAACTCGCCGCCCGGGCATGATTTGACTATGCCCACGCACTCTATCCCGCTGACGGGCGCCGCTTCGGCCCACTCGCCGCGCCGCATGTGCATCTCGGCGTGGTTGACGCCGAACGCCTTCACCTGGATGACCACATGGCCGGCCAGCGGCTCGGGCTCGGGAATATCCTTGTAGACCAGGCTGTCCAGCCCGCCGAACTTCTCCAGAACGATCGCACGCATTTGCTTGTCTCCAACGCAGGAAGGGGATTCAGGAAAGGGAATTCAGGAAACCGCGTATCTCGCGCGCGATCTCGTCGGCATGGGTTTCCAGCGCGAAATGGCCGGTGTCGAAGAAGCGCACCGTGGCCGCCGGAATGTCACGCTTGTAGGCGTCGGCGCCCGCCGGCAGGAAGAAGGGATCGTTCCTGCCCCACACCGCCAGCAGCGGTGGCTGATGCGCCCGGAAATAGGCCTGGAACTGGGGATACAAGGCGACGTTGCTCTTGTAGTCGCCAAAGATGTCCAGCTGGACCTCATCGGCGCCGGGCCGCGCCAGGTAGTAATCGTCGAGTCCGTAGCCATCGGGCGACACGGCGGTGGTGTCGGTGACGCCGTGCGTGTACTGCCAGAGGGTCGATTCGCGGGTCAGCAAGGCGCGCAAGGCGTCGCGGTTCGCCTGCGTGGGATCGCGCCAATAGGCCTGTATGGGATTCCAGCCTTCACTCAGGCCTTCTTCGTAGGCATTGCCGTTCTGCGAGATGATGGCGCGAATACGTTCGGGGTGGCGCAAGGCCAGTCGAAACCCGGTGGGCGCGCCGTAATCGAACACGTACATGGCGTAGCGATCGAAACCCACGGCTTCCGTGAAAGCCTCGATGACGCGGGCGAAATTATCGAAGGTGTAGTCGAAACGGTCGCGCGGCGGCATGTCGGTCTGTCCGAAGCCGGGCAGGTCTGGCGCGACGATATGGAAATCCCGGGACAGCAAGGGAATCAGGTCACGGAACATATGGCTGGAGCTCGGGAAGCCATGCAGCAACAGCAGCTTGGGGGCGCCGCGCGTGCCGGCC
This genomic interval from Bordetella genomosp. 8 contains the following:
- a CDS encoding Bug family tripartite tricarboxylate transporter substrate binding protein; protein product: MSPNIIARLARTVACGAIALAAVAPGLGHAADSYPSKPLRFIVPYPPGGPLDTMARMLAEKVRGDLGQPVIVENRAGAGGNIGADLAAKAPPDGYTLVMGAVATHAINPWLFKNLPYDPIKDFAPVTIVASVPNVLVMNVDFAKKNNINNLGDLIAYAKANPGKLNYGSGGNGSAGHLSGELLKARAGVNIEHIPYQGAAPAQLALLSGQSDFMFDNLAASAPLIKDGKVKALAVTTKERSSLLPDVPTVEQSGVKDFDLGTWFGVFTTGGTPAPVVDKLNKAYSAALMQPDVRQRLLTMGSEIKPMSSAQFASFVRSEKDKYKEIVQVSGASTN
- a CDS encoding SDR family oxidoreductase, with product MHKKVAIVTGASQGIGKSTAVRLARDFDAIALVARNRGQLDETAEAVRVAGAEPMVIAADLADASTAADVVDGTVTAFGGIDALVNIAGAVPQIDLFEMSDIQWDQGMALKLHGARRLTVAAWPHLKSSKGAVVLMSGNSAEQPKAPAAAVGVINAAIVALAKAFADRGIVDGVQVNSVLPGAVMTGRRRAFLEQWAARQGITMDEATARFPRDAGIARFGEAEEIAELIAFLLSPAAQWMTGAALRMDGGEVKAV
- a CDS encoding zinc-binding alcohol dehydrogenase family protein; this translates as MRAIVLEKFGGLDSLVYKDIPEPEPLAGHVVIQVKAFGVNHAEMHMRRGEWAEAAPVSGIECVGIVKSCPGGEFPVGAKVAALMGGLGRTINGSYAEFTRAPVSNVALIDAELSWADLAAIPETYATAWTTLFRNLDLQPGQTLVIRGATSAFGQAAVKLAVNAGAKVIATTRSASRFDMLRALGVARVELEGPDLSRRIAEAGQLDAVLDLVGNSTILDSLAMLRRGGKACLAGWLGGLAPIADFNPLLQMSSGVYLTFFGSFVFGMPGFPLSDVPLQAIARDVAAGRLEAKPSRIFRFEEIHEAHRVMEANEAGGKMVVVHG
- a CDS encoding alpha/beta fold hydrolase, translated to MTRISHRRIEAAGLNVFYREAGTRGAPKLLLLHGFPSSSHMFRDLIPLLSRDFHIVAPDLPGFGQTDMPPRDRFDYTFDNFARVIEAFTEAVGFDRYAMYVFDYGAPTGFRLALRHPERIRAIISQNGNAYEEGLSEGWNPIQAYWRDPTQANRDALRALLTRESTLWQYTHGVTDTTAVSPDGYGLDDYYLARPGADEVQLDIFGDYKSNVALYPQFQAYFRAHQPPLLAVWGRNDPFFLPAGADAYKRDIPAATVRFFDTGHFALETHADEIAREIRGFLNSLS